One Anolis carolinensis isolate JA03-04 chromosome 5, rAnoCar3.1.pri, whole genome shotgun sequence DNA segment encodes these proteins:
- the LOC134299741 gene encoding uncharacterized protein LOC134299741, whose amino-acid sequence MFMFPTVKVSGDITESLVCSFRSGCGELTLSQEYGHHPAVAVRCNMQVEDEELLGAGGGRSERATPETDAEFHQLAALASSTAYAQPNGVTQRRGVVRGDSTGGEEGSLSPGPQKMVFLEERMSAMETTLAVMSRAMERLAVLAEPERGRELRASSMWDVSMGSSQGFADLPAPKGREMRKEPGARPKIQTSLTRVEESDDEGEKPPRIPATLPTETLVPLANAGRGTGQREAAAGPTGPQGGLRRAEDWGLPPQGPLPRREELKIEFGGESSELDFFLTTVRGYMEDNAHTFRTESSRVRAIGAVLKRGAASWYVQLHARRDPCLGSLRRFMGALETRFRDPLEQIRAREELKTVSQGQRSVSEYAEEFQCLAEKVPEWSAVTKIELFKEGLRREILSWAVHRDEPDTLRGWIQLAGRVETSLAQARRHRGGLQQRPQMKEGSRKEGSTPAGRRTEPPGNVSTSRRGCFVCGRLGHRAAECWQRKGEGGGPPKPRAVAGKRAEEEPPMRHYSGGLDEGEEDAMSEPCY is encoded by the exons atgttcatgtttcctacagtaaaagtttctggtgatatcacagagagtcttgtgtgttcattcaggagcggctgtggtgagctgacactaagccaagaatacggacaccatcccgctgtagcggtgaggtgtaacatgcaagtggaggatgaagagctcttgggcgccggaggaggaaggtcggaaagggccactcccgagacggacgctgagttccaccagctggcggccctggcgtcatccaccgcttatgcccagccaaatggggtaacccagaggcgtggagtggtgcggggagacagcaccggaggagaggaaggttcactttccccaggcccgcaaaagatggtgtttctggaggagaggatgtcggcgatggagaccaccctggcagtgatgtcgagggcgatggagcgcctggcggttttggcggagccggagcgaggaagggaactccgggctagctcaatgtgggacgtgagcatgggaagcagccagggctttgcagacctcccagcaccgaagggaagggaaatgcgaaaggagcccggtgcccggcccaagatccaaacgagcctgacgcgggtggaggagagtgacgacgaaggggaaaagcctccgagaatcccggctacgctcccaactgagaccctggtgcccctggcgaatgccgggcgtggcacaggacaaagggaagcagcagcggggcccactggcccgcaagggggcttgcgacgggcggaggattggggattgccaccacagggacccctaccgagacgagaggaactaaagatcgagtttgggggagagtcctctgaactggattttttcctgaccacggtgaggggctatatggaggacaatgcccacactttcagaacggaatccagccgggtacgggccattggtgcagtgttgaagaggggagcggccagctggtacgttcaactacacgcgcggcgcgacccatgtctggggtcactccgacgctttatgggggccctggagacccgtttccgagatccactggagcagatccgggcgagggaggagttgaagaccgtctcccaggggcagaggtcggtatctgagtatgcggaggagttccaatgcctcgctgaaaaggtgccggaatggtctgcagtgacaaagatagaactcttcaaagaggggctcaggcgggagatcctctcctgggcggtgcatcgtgatgagcctgacacactgcgcggatggattcagctggcggggcgcgtcgagacatcgctggcccaggcgaggaggcaccgaggagggctacagcagcggccgcagatgaaagaggggagccggaaggagggatcaaccccagccgggaggagaacggagccgccagggaacgtgagcaccagcaggaggggctgcttcgtgtgcggccgtttgggccacagggctgccgagtgctggcagagaaaaggggaaggcggaggcccgcccaaaccaagagccgtggcagggaaacgcgccgaggaagaaccaccgatgaggcactactcgggggggttg gacgaaggggaggaggacgccatgtcagaaccctgctactag